A stretch of the Panicum virgatum strain AP13 chromosome 9N, P.virgatum_v5, whole genome shotgun sequence genome encodes the following:
- the LOC120692664 gene encoding probable serine/threonine-protein kinase PBL15, with amino-acid sequence MPPRPWRPVLASATKCCAAEDAAVAPDGLARCRPQQSELSRRLASFRRLSSLANSPASAAAAGGGKDGGEAEAGAAAGEMAGPLQLQAFGLGELRGVTHDFSASFLLGEGGFGAVYKGFVDAGMRPGLAAQPVAVKQLNAGGFQGHREWLAEVIFLGQFRHPHLVRLLGYCCEDEERLLVYEFMPRGSLENHLFRRISATLPWGTRIKVAIGAAKGLAFLHAASTSVIYRDFKASNILLDSDFTAKLSDFGLAKMGPEGEDTHVTTRVMGTHGYAAPEYVQTGHLNVKSDVYSFGVVLLELLTGRRAMESVRGRSAHADQQVKLVDWTRPYLSGGSRRLRCIMDQRLAGHYSVKGARAVAQLAVQCTAPQPRDRPRMAAVVEALERLQGLKDMAVSVGLWPAGAPVAGRNAISAKIRAELKGAGANAGSRRRSASSKLP; translated from the exons atgcCGCCGAGGCCGTGGCGACCGGTGCTGGCGTCGGCCACCAAGTGCTGCGCGGCGGAGGACGCCGCGGTGGCGCCCGACGGCCTGGCGCGCTGCCGCCCGCAGCAGTCGGAGCTCTCGCGCCGGCTCGCCTCCTTCCGGCGCCTCTCGTCGCTGGCCAACAGCCcggcctctgccgccgcggcgggcggcggcaaggacggcggcgaggcggaggcgggggcggcggccggggagatGGCGGGCCCGCTGCAGCTGCAAGCGTTCGGGCTGGGCGAGCTCCGCGGCGTCACGCACGACTTCTCCGCCAGCTTCCTGCTGGGCGAGGGCGGCTTCGGCGCCGTGTACAAGGGCTTCGTCGACGCCGGCATGCGCCCGGGCCTCGCCGCGCAGCCCGTCGCCGTCAAGCAGCTCAACGCCGGGGGCTTCCAGGGCCACCGGGAGTGGCTCGCCGAGGTCATCTTCCTGGGCCAGTTCCGGCACCCGCACCTCGTCAGGCTGCTGGGCTACTGCTGCGAGGACGAGGAGCGCCTGCTCGTCTACGAGTTCATGCCGCGCGGCAGCCTCGAGAACCACCTCTTCAGGA GGATCTCGGCGACGCTGCCGTGGGGCACTCGGATCAAGGTGGCCATCGGCGCCGCCAAGGGCCTCGCCTTCCTCCACGCCGCCAGCACGTCCGTCATCTACCGGGACTTCAAGGCCTCCAACATCCTGCTCGACTCG GACTTCACGGCGAAGCTGTCCGACTTCGGGCTCGCCAAGATGGGCCCCGAGGGCGAGGACACGCACGTGACGACGCGCGTGATGGGCACCCACGGCTACGCGGCGCCCGAGTACGTGCAGACAGGCCACCTCAACGTGAAGAgcgacgtgtacagcttcggcGTCGTGCTCCTGGAGCTCCTCACGGGGCGGCGCGCCATGGAGAGCGTCCGCGGCCGGAGCGCGCACGCGGACCAGCAGGTGAAGCTCGTGGACTGGACCCGGCCCTACCTGagcggcggcagccggcggctgCGCTGCATCATGGACCAGCGCCTGGCGGGGCACTACTCCGTCAAGGGCGCGCGCGCCGTGGCGCAGCTGGCGGTGCAGtgcacggcgccgcagccgcggGACCGGCCGCGCATGGCCGCCGTGGTGGAGGCGCTGGAGCGGCTGCAGGGGCTCAAGGACATGGCCGTCAGCGTGGGGCTCTGGCCCGCCGGCGCGCCCGTCGCGGGGAGGAACGCCATCTCCGCCAAGATCCGCGCCGAGCTCAAGGGCGCCGGCGCCAACGCCGGGTCGCGCCGGAGGAGCGCCTCCTCCAAGCTGCCATGA